One Bradyrhizobium sp. ISRA464 genomic window carries:
- the rplS gene encoding 50S ribosomal protein L19, which translates to MNLIQQLEKEQFDKLSATKEIPEFAPGDTVIVNVKVVEGERTRVQAYEGVCIGRSGSGLNESFTVRKISYGEGVERVFPVMSPMIDSIKVVRRGKVRRAKLYYLRSLRGKSARIVEKQDRAAAVNE; encoded by the coding sequence ATGAACCTTATTCAGCAGCTCGAAAAAGAGCAGTTCGACAAGCTCTCCGCCACCAAGGAGATCCCGGAATTCGCACCCGGCGATACCGTCATCGTCAACGTGAAGGTGGTCGAAGGCGAGCGTACCCGCGTGCAGGCCTATGAGGGCGTCTGCATCGGCCGCTCCGGCTCGGGCCTCAACGAGAGCTTCACCGTGCGCAAGATCTCCTACGGCGAAGGCGTCGAGCGCGTCTTCCCGGTGATGTCGCCGATGATCGACTCGATCAAGGTGGTCCGTCGCGGCAAGGTGCGTCGCGCCAAGCTCTATTATCTGCGCAGCCTGCGCGGCAAGTCGGCCCGCATCGTCGAGAAGCAGGACCGCGCCGCGGCCGTCAACGAGTAA
- the trmD gene encoding tRNA (guanosine(37)-N1)-methyltransferase TrmD has product MTSHPAPWRATVLTLFPDMFPGPLGVSLAGRALAGGLWALEARDIRASATDKHRSVDDTPAGGGPGMVLRADVLAAAIDAAAVTPDRPRILMSPRGRPLTQAQIIELAAGPGPLIVCGRFEGIDQRVIEARALEEVSIGDYVLSGGEIAAMALIDACVRLLPGVMGKQASGTDESFSEGLLEYPQYTRPQEFEGRQIPEILISGDHAKVAAWRLAQSEALTQARRPDLWARKAGQKAAPGRTKSTTDG; this is encoded by the coding sequence ATGACATCCCACCCCGCACCCTGGCGCGCGACCGTGCTGACCCTGTTCCCGGACATGTTTCCGGGGCCGCTCGGCGTGAGCCTGGCCGGGCGGGCGCTGGCCGGCGGCCTCTGGGCGCTGGAGGCGCGCGACATCCGCGCTTCCGCCACCGACAAGCACCGCAGCGTCGACGACACCCCGGCCGGCGGCGGCCCGGGCATGGTGCTGCGCGCCGACGTGCTGGCCGCCGCGATCGATGCCGCCGCTGTCACGCCGGACCGGCCGCGGATCCTGATGAGCCCCCGCGGTCGGCCATTGACCCAGGCTCAGATTATTGAGCTTGCGGCGGGGCCCGGCCCCTTGATCGTCTGCGGCCGCTTCGAGGGCATCGACCAGCGTGTCATCGAGGCCCGCGCCCTCGAGGAGGTCTCGATCGGCGATTACGTTCTGTCGGGCGGCGAAATCGCCGCGATGGCGCTGATCGACGCCTGTGTTCGGCTGTTGCCGGGGGTGATGGGGAAGCAGGCCTCCGGAACCGATGAGAGCTTCTCCGAAGGACTACTGGAATACCCCCAATATACCCGCCCGCAGGAGTTTGAGGGCCGCCAGATCCCGGAAATCCTCATTTCCGGCGATCACGCCAAGGTTGCGGCCTGGCGCCTGGCCCAATCCGAGGCCCTGACCCAGGCCCGGCGGCCGGATCTCTGGGCCAGAAAGGCCGGCCAAAAAGCCGCGCCGGGGCGGACAAAAAGCACGACAGACGGGTGA
- a CDS encoding zinc-binding dehydrogenase, whose product MTSTHKAWRLHAHNDLRFDDVPTPKPAPDGVVVSIEAGMVLSYTNRLLSGALPYSLPPMPFVPGTNAIARVVTTGENVTHVQSGDRVFLSPHLRGDVPDRDPPQILIGLTATVTTPEALALQARWRDGVFAETAHWPAACVTPLANLDDKPATELIGLAKLIVPFGGLQRSGLRGGQTIIINGATGYFGSGAVMLAVAMGAGRVVAVGRKQAALDQLRDAFGPRVIPAVVTGDATSDLPIIRRAAGGTADVALDLLGAAKSTSTTLSSLRALRRGGRMVLMGSAEVPLELSFREMLANDWEVVGQFMYDRTAPGQLAGLAAEGLLDLRKINVATFKLADFRRAVDAAAMMQSLDLTAVVP is encoded by the coding sequence ATGACAAGCACGCACAAAGCCTGGCGGCTGCACGCACACAATGATCTTCGCTTCGATGACGTCCCGACGCCGAAGCCCGCGCCCGACGGCGTCGTCGTCAGCATCGAAGCCGGCATGGTGCTGTCCTACACCAACAGACTGCTGTCGGGTGCCTTGCCCTACAGCCTGCCGCCGATGCCGTTCGTGCCCGGCACCAACGCGATCGCGCGCGTCGTCACGACCGGCGAGAACGTCACGCATGTCCAAAGCGGCGACCGTGTATTCCTGAGCCCGCATCTGCGCGGCGACGTGCCGGACCGCGATCCGCCGCAGATCCTGATCGGCCTCACCGCGACGGTGACGACGCCGGAGGCGCTGGCGCTGCAGGCGCGCTGGCGCGACGGCGTGTTCGCGGAAACAGCGCATTGGCCGGCCGCCTGCGTGACGCCGCTCGCCAATCTCGACGACAAGCCGGCAACCGAGCTGATTGGGCTGGCGAAGCTGATCGTGCCGTTCGGCGGATTACAGCGCTCCGGCCTGCGCGGCGGGCAAACCATCATCATCAACGGCGCCACCGGCTATTTCGGCTCGGGCGCCGTGATGCTCGCGGTCGCGATGGGTGCGGGCCGCGTCGTTGCGGTCGGACGCAAGCAGGCGGCGCTCGATCAATTGCGCGATGCCTTCGGACCGCGCGTCATTCCCGCTGTCGTCACCGGCGACGCGACAAGCGACCTGCCGATCATCCGCCGCGCCGCGGGCGGCACCGCTGACGTCGCGCTCGATCTGCTCGGCGCCGCCAAGAGCACGTCGACCACATTGTCGAGCCTGCGCGCGCTGCGTCGTGGCGGCCGGATGGTGCTGATGGGCAGCGCCGAGGTGCCGCTCGAGCTCTCCTTCCGCGAGATGCTTGCCAACGACTGGGAAGTGGTCGGGCAGTTCATGTATGACCGGACCGCGCCGGGGCAGCTTGCTGGCCTCGCCGCCGAAGGCCTGCTGGATCTGCGCAAGATCAACGTAGCAACGTTCAAGCTCGCCGACTTCCGCCGCGCGGTAGACGCGGCCGCGATGATGCAGAGCCTCGACCTCACAGCCGTGGTGCCGTAA
- the rimM gene encoding ribosome maturation factor RimM (Essential for efficient processing of 16S rRNA): MAAPVCVARIGAAHGVRGAVRLWTFTEDPLAVQDYGPLLTKDGTRQFEVTHVREAKDHLVVTLKGVATRDEAERLNGLELYVPRDRLPETDDGEYYHTDLIGLAAVTTAEQPLGKVIAIHNFGAGDIIEIAPPQGATMLLPFTNAVVPTVDLAGGRVVIELPQEIDGDDPSAA, encoded by the coding sequence GTGGCTGCACCGGTCTGCGTCGCCCGTATCGGCGCTGCGCATGGCGTGCGCGGCGCCGTCCGGCTATGGACCTTCACCGAAGACCCGCTGGCCGTGCAGGATTACGGCCCGCTGCTGACCAAAGACGGCACCCGCCAGTTCGAGGTCACGCATGTGCGTGAAGCCAAGGACCATCTGGTGGTGACGCTGAAGGGCGTCGCCACGCGTGACGAGGCCGAGCGGCTTAACGGCCTCGAACTGTATGTCCCGCGCGACCGGTTGCCCGAGACCGACGACGGCGAGTATTACCACACCGACCTTATCGGGCTTGCCGCGGTGACGACCGCGGAGCAGCCGCTCGGCAAGGTGATCGCGATCCATAATTTCGGCGCCGGCGACATCATCGAGATTGCCCCGCCGCAGGGCGCGACGATGCTGCTTCCCTTCACCAATGCCGTGGTGCCGACCGTCGATCTCGCCGGCGGGCGCGTGGTGATCGAGCTGCCGCAGGAAATCGACGGCGACGATCCGTCGGCGGCGTGA
- the rpsP gene encoding 30S ribosomal protein S16 → MSVVIRLARAGTKKRPVYHVVVADSRFPRDGRFIERLGHFNPLLPKDSEARLKLDMDKVKAWLAKGAQPSDRVTRFLDAAGVVKRKARNNPEKAVPRKERKAQAEAAAKA, encoded by the coding sequence ATGTCCGTTGTTATCCGCCTCGCTCGCGCAGGCACCAAGAAGCGTCCGGTCTATCACGTCGTCGTCGCCGACTCGCGCTTCCCTCGCGATGGCCGCTTCATCGAGCGTCTCGGCCACTTCAATCCGCTGCTGCCGAAGGACAGCGAGGCGCGCCTGAAGCTCGACATGGACAAGGTGAAGGCCTGGCTCGCCAAGGGCGCGCAGCCGTCGGATCGCGTGACCCGCTTCCTCGATGCCGCCGGCGTCGTGAAGCGCAAGGCGCGCAACAACCCCGAGAAGGCCGTGCCGCGCAAGGAGCGCAAGGCGCAGGCCGAAGCCGCCGCCAAGGCATAA
- the ffh gene encoding signal recognition particle protein codes for MFDNLSERLGGILDRLTGRGALTEKDVDAAMREVRRALLEADVALEVVRSFTERVREQAIGATVVKSVTPGQMVVKIVHDELVATLGSDGQTIDINTVPPVPIMMVGLQGSGKTTTTAKLARRMVQRDKRKVLMASLDVYRPAAMEQLAVLGRDLDIPTLPIVAGQMPPQIARRALEAGKLGGYDVVLLDTAGRTTLDEEMMKEAAEIKAAANPHEVLLVADSLTGQDAVNLARSFDQRVGLTGIVLTRVDGDGRGGAALSMRAVTGKPIKLIGTGEKTDALEDFHPSRIAGRILGMGDVVSLVEKAAANIDAEKAARTAERMRKGQFDLNDMREQLQQMANMGGIGGLMGMMPGIAKMKNQIAAAGIDDRIIKRQVAIIDSMTRQERKNPDILKASRKKRIAAGAGQSVEHVNKLLKMHRNMADMMKAMGSGKRGPLAGIAQAMGFGGGMKPPSPEEMKALAEKMQGGAGGGLPNLPKDLPAGLRGGLPNLPGLTGLSGKPTLPGLGGFPGKKK; via the coding sequence TTGTTCGACAATCTGTCGGAAAGGCTTGGTGGCATTCTCGATCGTCTGACGGGGCGCGGTGCGCTGACCGAAAAGGACGTCGATGCCGCGATGCGCGAGGTGCGCCGCGCGCTGCTCGAAGCCGACGTCGCGCTCGAAGTGGTCCGCAGTTTCACCGAGAGGGTCCGCGAGCAGGCGATCGGCGCCACCGTCGTCAAGTCGGTGACACCCGGCCAGATGGTGGTGAAGATCGTCCATGACGAGCTCGTCGCCACGCTCGGCTCCGATGGACAGACCATCGACATCAACACGGTGCCCCCGGTTCCGATCATGATGGTCGGTCTGCAGGGCTCCGGTAAGACCACCACCACCGCGAAGCTCGCCCGCCGCATGGTCCAGCGCGACAAGCGCAAGGTGCTGATGGCCTCGCTCGACGTCTACCGCCCGGCGGCGATGGAGCAGCTCGCTGTGCTCGGCCGCGATCTCGATATTCCGACGCTGCCGATCGTTGCCGGGCAGATGCCGCCGCAGATTGCGCGGCGCGCGCTCGAAGCCGGTAAGCTCGGCGGCTACGACGTGGTGCTGCTCGACACCGCCGGCCGCACCACGCTCGACGAAGAGATGATGAAGGAGGCGGCCGAGATCAAAGCCGCCGCCAATCCGCATGAAGTGCTGCTGGTCGCGGATTCCCTCACCGGCCAGGACGCGGTCAACCTCGCGCGCTCGTTCGACCAGCGCGTCGGCCTCACCGGCATCGTGCTGACCCGTGTCGACGGCGACGGCCGCGGCGGCGCTGCGCTCTCGATGCGCGCGGTCACCGGCAAGCCGATCAAGCTGATCGGCACCGGCGAAAAGACCGATGCGCTGGAGGACTTCCACCCGAGCCGCATCGCCGGCCGCATCCTCGGCATGGGCGACGTCGTCTCGCTGGTCGAGAAGGCGGCCGCAAATATTGACGCCGAGAAGGCCGCGCGCACCGCCGAGCGCATGCGCAAGGGTCAGTTCGACCTCAACGACATGCGCGAGCAATTGCAGCAGATGGCGAATATGGGCGGCATCGGCGGCCTGATGGGCATGATGCCCGGCATCGCCAAGATGAAGAACCAGATCGCCGCTGCCGGCATCGACGACAGGATCATCAAGCGCCAGGTCGCGATCATCGATTCGATGACGCGGCAGGAGCGCAAGAACCCGGACATCCTGAAGGCGAGTCGAAAGAAGCGTATCGCGGCCGGCGCCGGCCAGAGCGTCGAGCACGTCAACAAGCTCCTGAAGATGCACCGGAACATGGCCGACATGATGAAGGCCATGGGCTCCGGCAAGCGCGGCCCGCTCGCCGGCATCGCGCAGGCGATGGGCTTTGGCGGCGGCATGAAGCCGCCCTCGCCCGAGGAGATGAAGGCGCTCGCCGAGAAGATGCAGGGCGGCGCCGGTGGCGGCCTGCCGAACCTGCCGAAGGATTTACCCGCCGGCCTGCGCGGCGGCCTGCCGAACCTGCCGGGACTGACCGGCCTCAGCGGCAAGCCGACGCTGCCGGGCCTCGGCGGCTTCCCGGGCAAGAAGAAATGA
- a CDS encoding MBL fold metallo-hydrolase, translated as MKTYDGPISDHFDGRCFFDPDGAPPKALGELLRWQFGGGRQRFVWPDWVPSPYADTPPPRVDGGKVRLCFVGHASWLIQTGGLNILVDPVWSMRASPFRFAGPKRHNDPGIAFQKLPRIDVVLVSHGHYDHLDVATLSKLAKTFGPRVVTPLGNDITMREADAAIKAEAFDWHQRVELGNGLAVTLVPTRHWSARGLFDRNRALWASFVLETPAGKLYIVCDSGYGDGRHFRRVAEAHGPLRLAILPIGAYEPRWFMRDQHMNPEDAVKALADCGAAQALAHHHGTFQLTDEAIDAPLIALGKALDAAKVPREKFAALKPGQVFEIQRSIGLD; from the coding sequence ATGAAAACCTATGACGGCCCCATCTCCGATCATTTTGACGGCCGGTGTTTCTTCGATCCCGACGGCGCGCCACCGAAGGCGCTCGGCGAGTTGCTGCGCTGGCAATTCGGCGGCGGCCGGCAGCGCTTCGTCTGGCCGGATTGGGTCCCGAGCCCCTACGCCGATACGCCGCCGCCCCGCGTCGATGGCGGCAAGGTGCGGTTATGCTTCGTCGGGCATGCAAGCTGGCTGATCCAGACGGGAGGCCTCAACATCCTGGTCGACCCCGTGTGGTCGATGCGCGCTTCGCCGTTCCGCTTTGCCGGGCCGAAGCGGCACAATGATCCCGGCATTGCCTTCCAGAAGCTGCCCAGGATCGATGTCGTGCTGGTGTCGCACGGCCACTACGATCATCTCGACGTCGCGACGCTGTCGAAGCTCGCCAAGACGTTCGGGCCCCGCGTGGTGACGCCGCTCGGCAACGACATCACGATGCGCGAGGCCGATGCCGCGATCAAAGCTGAAGCGTTCGACTGGCATCAACGCGTCGAGCTCGGCAACGGCCTTGCCGTGACCCTGGTGCCGACGCGGCACTGGTCGGCACGCGGCCTGTTCGATCGCAACAGGGCGCTGTGGGCGAGCTTCGTGCTGGAGACGCCGGCCGGCAAGCTCTACATCGTCTGCGATTCCGGTTACGGCGACGGGCGGCATTTCCGCCGCGTCGCCGAGGCGCACGGCCCGTTGCGGCTCGCGATCCTGCCGATCGGCGCCTATGAGCCGCGCTGGTTCATGCGCGACCAGCACATGAACCCGGAAGATGCCGTGAAGGCGCTCGCCGATTGCGGTGCCGCACAGGCGCTGGCGCACCACCACGGTACATTCCAGTTGACCGACGAGGCGATCGACGCGCCGCTGATCGCGCTCGGTAAAGCGCTGGACGCGGCAAAAGTGCCGCGCGAAAAATTCGCAGCGTTGAAGCCCGGGCAGGTGTTCGAGATTCAGCGCTCTATCGGATTAGATTGA
- a CDS encoding SIMPL domain-containing protein (The SIMPL domain is named for its presence in mouse protein SIMPL (signalling molecule that associates with mouse pelle-like kinase). Bacterial member BP26, from Brucella, was shown to assemble into a channel-like structure, while YggE from E. coli has been associated with resistance to oxidative stress.), producing MTHRLPFAATLIATTLLAAPALADNDFPPAISVTGEATVSAPPDQAQLDAGVTTDAKTAREAAEANNVTMGKVLAALKGAGIAEKDYQTSRLSLQPQFANRPAPSPATPPSIVGYHASNRVTIKLHDVSKVAGIIDVLVGAGANDIGGLSFSVSQASKLRDEAREKAIADARRKAEIYAKAAGVTLGAPLDIAEVGSAPGPTFRARMATAGFAAPTPVAQGEEALTVNVSVSWAIKEK from the coding sequence ATGACCCATCGCCTGCCCTTCGCTGCCACCCTGATCGCGACCACGCTGCTGGCTGCGCCCGCACTGGCCGACAATGACTTTCCGCCGGCGATTTCGGTCACCGGCGAGGCGACCGTCTCCGCCCCGCCGGACCAGGCGCAGCTTGACGCGGGCGTCACCACCGACGCCAAAACCGCACGCGAGGCCGCCGAGGCCAACAATGTCACGATGGGCAAGGTGCTGGCCGCGCTGAAAGGCGCCGGGATCGCGGAGAAGGATTATCAGACGTCACGGCTGTCGCTGCAGCCGCAATTCGCCAACCGTCCGGCGCCGTCCCCGGCCACGCCGCCGAGCATCGTCGGCTATCACGCGAGCAACCGCGTCACGATCAAGCTGCACGATGTGAGCAAGGTCGCGGGGATCATCGATGTGCTGGTCGGCGCCGGTGCCAATGACATCGGCGGGCTCAGTTTCTCGGTATCGCAGGCCTCGAAGCTGCGGGATGAGGCGCGTGAAAAGGCCATCGCCGACGCCCGCCGCAAAGCGGAGATTTACGCCAAGGCCGCGGGCGTCACGCTCGGAGCACCCCTGGATATCGCGGAAGTCGGCTCGGCGCCGGGACCGACGTTCCGCGCCAGGATGGCCACGGCCGGGTTCGCGGCACCGACGCCAGTCGCGCAGGGCGAAGAAGCACTCACGGTCAATGTGAGCGTTTCCTGGGCGATCAAGGAGAAGTAA
- a CDS encoding GyrI-like domain-containing protein encodes MNCISTFRAALVALLPLAAIALASPAPAQSPAATPAPAASPAPTPAPSATTVAPATPVAPATPVPPPAETKSPADSPAASQTPAPPPAAPVQTADPFGEPITLEPKKVVMLKGTANWDSAFDTLIDAFKTLTALLDKQSVRASGNPMIVYTSTDDTGFTFIAEIPVDQDVKNLGRNMSMGNSPEGKSLKFVHRGSYDNMDNTYEAITNHLDDKKLEAKDTFIEEYMTDPLKTAEDKLVINVYVPLK; translated from the coding sequence ATGAACTGTATCAGCACGTTCCGCGCGGCCCTGGTCGCGCTGCTGCCTTTGGCCGCGATCGCTCTGGCAAGCCCGGCGCCCGCCCAGTCGCCGGCGGCCACGCCCGCGCCCGCGGCGAGCCCGGCACCAACCCCCGCGCCCTCGGCGACCACGGTCGCACCCGCGACCCCGGTCGCACCGGCGACCCCGGTCCCGCCGCCGGCCGAAACCAAATCACCGGCTGACAGCCCCGCCGCCTCCCAGACTCCGGCGCCGCCGCCCGCCGCGCCGGTACAGACCGCCGACCCGTTCGGCGAGCCGATCACGCTGGAGCCGAAGAAGGTCGTCATGCTGAAGGGCACCGCCAACTGGGATTCGGCCTTCGATACCCTGATCGATGCCTTCAAGACCCTCACCGCGCTGCTCGACAAGCAGAGCGTCAGGGCATCGGGCAATCCGATGATCGTCTACACCTCGACCGACGACACCGGCTTCACCTTCATCGCCGAGATTCCGGTCGATCAGGACGTGAAGAACCTGGGCAGGAACATGAGCATGGGCAATTCACCCGAGGGCAAGTCGCTGAAGTTCGTGCATCGCGGCTCCTACGACAACATGGACAACACCTATGAGGCGATCACCAATCACCTCGACGACAAGAAGCTCGAAGCCAAGGACACCTTCATCGAAGAATATATGACAGATCCCCTGAAGACCGCCGAAGACAAGCTTGTGATCAACGTCTACGTACCCCTAAAGTGA
- the dapF gene encoding diaminopimelate epimerase, whose protein sequence is MSALANHVFAKMNGIGNEIVVVDLRDSKAQVSAEEARAVASPSGGVPYDQLMVLQAPRLRGTEAFIKIFNNDGSEAGACGNGMRCVVRRVFETTGQTTATFETRAGLLNCWQGPAPDLYTVDMGAPKFGWQDIPLAEEFRDTRYIELQVGPIDNPVLHSPSVVSMGNPHAIFWVEDVNAYDLERFGPLLENHPIFPERANITLAHIVDRDHITIRTWERGAGLTKACGSAACATAVAAARLKRANRIVEITLPGGKLGIEWRERDDHVLMTGTAEFEYEGRFDPALFAGVA, encoded by the coding sequence ATGAGCGCGCTCGCCAACCACGTATTCGCCAAGATGAACGGCATCGGCAACGAGATCGTCGTCGTCGACCTGCGCGATTCCAAGGCGCAGGTTTCGGCGGAGGAGGCGCGTGCAGTGGCTTCGCCCTCCGGCGGCGTGCCCTATGACCAGCTCATGGTGCTGCAGGCGCCGCGGCTCCGGGGCACCGAGGCGTTCATCAAGATCTTCAACAATGACGGCTCGGAGGCCGGCGCCTGCGGCAACGGCATGCGCTGCGTGGTACGACGCGTGTTCGAGACAACCGGCCAGACCACGGCGACGTTCGAGACCCGCGCCGGCCTGCTCAATTGCTGGCAGGGCCCCGCGCCCGATCTCTACACCGTGGACATGGGTGCGCCGAAGTTCGGCTGGCAGGACATTCCGCTCGCCGAGGAATTCCGCGACACCCGCTACATCGAGCTGCAGGTCGGGCCGATCGACAATCCGGTGCTGCATTCGCCGTCGGTGGTCAGCATGGGCAATCCGCATGCGATCTTCTGGGTCGAGGACGTCAACGCCTATGACCTCGAGCGGTTCGGACCGCTGCTGGAAAATCATCCGATCTTCCCGGAGCGCGCCAACATCACGCTCGCCCATATCGTCGACCGCGACCACATCACGATCCGCACCTGGGAGCGCGGCGCGGGCCTCACCAAGGCGTGCGGCTCGGCGGCTTGCGCGACGGCGGTCGCGGCGGCCCGGCTGAAGCGCGCCAACCGCATCGTCGAGATCACGCTGCCCGGCGGCAAGCTCGGCATTGAGTGGCGCGAGCGCGACGATCACGTGCTGATGACCGGCACTGCCGAGTTCGAATATGAGGGCCGCTTCGATCCGGCGCTGTTCGCCGGCGTCGCCTAG
- the mtaB gene encoding tRNA (N(6)-L-threonylcarbamoyladenosine(37)-C(2))-methylthiotransferase MtaB: MSVDVVTFGCRLNAYESEVIRREAEQAGLADTIVINSCAVTNEAVAQARQSIRKLKRERPAARIVVTGCAAQTQAEMFAGMAEVDRVVGNDEKMRGEAWRATRAAFDAPFGIERSEKVAVADIMAVTEMAPHLLDGFERGLPRVFVQVQNGCDHRCTFCIIPYGRGNSRSVPMGAVVDQVRALVARGHAEIVLTGVDLTSYGADLPATPKLGQLVRQILRHVPELKRLRISSIDSVEADRDLLDVIADDSRLMPHLHLSLQSGDDMILKRMKRRHSRKDAIDFCAQVRRLRPDIAFGADIIAGFPTETEEMFTRSLDLVEECELTFLHVFPYSRRPGTPAARMPQVDGGAIKERAKRLRAAGEAALLRRLAAEVGATRDVLIESNRQGRTEHFLPVAIDGDVPGLVRRLMMTGHDGARLVGSCGDDEDGCEAVRLGALMITGIESNEACDERRSRERHQNSLK, translated from the coding sequence ATGAGCGTCGACGTCGTCACCTTCGGCTGCCGTCTCAACGCGTACGAGTCCGAAGTGATTCGCCGCGAGGCGGAGCAGGCGGGTCTTGCCGACACCATCGTCATCAATAGCTGTGCCGTCACCAACGAGGCGGTGGCGCAGGCCCGGCAATCGATCCGCAAGTTGAAGCGCGAACGCCCGGCGGCGCGCATCGTCGTCACCGGCTGCGCGGCCCAGACCCAGGCCGAGATGTTCGCCGGCATGGCCGAGGTCGATCGCGTCGTCGGCAATGACGAGAAAATGCGCGGCGAGGCCTGGCGCGCGACGCGCGCGGCGTTCGACGCGCCGTTCGGCATCGAGAGAAGCGAGAAGGTCGCGGTCGCCGACATCATGGCGGTGACCGAGATGGCGCCGCATCTGCTCGACGGGTTCGAGCGCGGCCTGCCGCGGGTGTTCGTACAGGTGCAGAACGGCTGCGACCATCGCTGCACCTTCTGCATCATTCCCTATGGCCGCGGCAATTCGCGCTCGGTGCCGATGGGCGCGGTGGTCGATCAGGTCCGCGCGCTGGTCGCGCGCGGCCATGCTGAGATCGTGCTGACCGGCGTCGATCTCACGAGCTATGGCGCCGACCTGCCTGCTACACCCAAGCTCGGCCAATTGGTGCGGCAGATCCTGCGCCATGTGCCCGAGCTGAAGCGGCTGCGCATCTCTTCGATCGACTCGGTCGAAGCCGACCGCGACCTGCTTGACGTCATCGCCGATGATTCGCGGCTGATGCCGCATCTGCATCTGTCGCTGCAATCCGGCGACGACATGATCCTCAAGCGGATGAAACGCCGGCATTCGCGAAAGGACGCGATCGATTTCTGCGCGCAGGTCCGCAGGTTGCGGCCGGACATCGCGTTCGGCGCCGACATCATCGCGGGCTTCCCGACCGAGACCGAGGAGATGTTCACGCGCTCGCTCGATCTGGTCGAGGAATGCGAGCTCACCTTCCTCCACGTATTTCCGTATTCGCGGCGTCCGGGCACGCCGGCCGCGCGAATGCCGCAGGTCGACGGCGGCGCGATCAAGGAGCGCGCGAAACGCCTGCGTGCGGCAGGCGAGGCCGCGCTGCTCCGGCGGCTGGCGGCGGAGGTCGGCGCCACGCGCGACGTGCTGATCGAAAGCAACCGGCAGGGCCGCACCGAGCACTTCCTGCCTGTGGCGATCGACGGCGATGTGCCGGGCCTGGTGCGGCGGCTCATGATGACCGGTCACGACGGCGCGCGGCTCGTTGGATCGTGCGGCGACGATGAGGACGGGTGCGAAGCAGTACGTCTCGGAGCGCTCATGATAACAGGCATTGAATCAAACGAGGCGTGCGACGAACGGAGATCGCGCGAGAGGCATCAAAATTCGTTAAAATAG